The Mycobacteriales bacterium region GGCGACACGGCCCTGTGTAGGGCGCTGGTCCGTGGCCAGATCGCCCCGACGCTCTCGTCGAGGACGCTCTGACCGAGCATCTCGCCGAGCCGGCGGCGCAGAGCCGCCATGTCCGCCTCCAGGCGATGGTTGCGGGCCTTCGCGTTTTCGAGATCCGCTCGCAGCGAAGCTGCCGTCACCCGGACACCTGCCGATGTCGCCGCAACGTGCTGATCGGCGACTTCTGCGGCTCGCCGGCTGACCTCGGCGCGCAACTCTGGGTGATCGTAGATGAAGCGGCGGCTGACGCCGGCCTTGCGGGCGAGGAGGGCGAGCACCGGTGGTCCCCCTGCGGCCACCATGGCGTCGAGGGCTGCGACGACGCGTGCCGCCTT contains the following coding sequences:
- a CDS encoding DUF6262 family protein, translating into MTDRSEQLARLRRADSAAKAARVVAALDAMVAAGGPPVLALLARKAGVSRRFIYDHPELRAEVSRRAAEVADQHVAATSAGVRVTAASLRADLENAKARNHRLEADMAALRRRLGEMLGQSVLDESVGAIWPRTSALHRAVSPNSSKTSSRPKSC